One part of the Deltaproteobacteria bacterium genome encodes these proteins:
- a CDS encoding YajQ family cyclic di-GMP-binding protein: MPSFDIVSKVDRQELDNALNQARKEISQRYDFKGTDAAIESSEKGLILKANSEGRVDAIWEVLLGRLVRRGLAPEAFTRGKHEAVGTRGARQTISIQEGIPEDAAKKITKLIKGSKLKVQAAIQGDVVRITGKKRDDLQAAMQLLKGEQLEIAMQFVNFRD, encoded by the coding sequence ATGCCTTCCTTCGACATCGTCAGCAAGGTGGACCGGCAGGAGCTCGACAACGCCCTGAACCAGGCCCGCAAGGAGATCTCCCAGCGCTACGACTTCAAGGGCACCGATGCCGCCATCGAGTCCTCGGAGAAGGGCCTCATCCTCAAGGCCAACTCCGAGGGCCGGGTCGACGCCATCTGGGAGGTCCTCCTGGGCCGCCTGGTGCGGCGGGGCCTGGCCCCCGAGGCCTTCACCCGCGGCAAGCACGAGGCCGTCGGCACCCGGGGCGCTCGCCAGACGATCTCGATCCAGGAGGGCATCCCCGAGGACGCCGCCAAGAAGATCACCAAGCTGATCAAGGGCTCGAAGCTGAAGGTCCAGGCCGCCATCCAGGGCGACGTGGTCCGCATCACCGGCAAGAAGCGCGACGACCTGCAGGCCGCGATGCAGCTCCTCAAGGGCGAGCAGCTCGAGATCGCGATGCAGTTCGTGAACTTCCGCGACTGA
- a CDS encoding GNAT family N-acetyltransferase, whose translation MASSSSTAPKLRASRKNEKKALARVARGSFQLGEQARWERYYEEHPHRRLADTRVATIGGTIAGHATALRLQMSLCGADRPLAGIAAVVVLPEFRRRGVAEALMHDVLHHIRRRKVALSMLYAFRESFYRKFGYGEVEAGDHLRVAPGQLPASPERTNVRRATARDLPAIRALYERKRAGTTGQLKRTAWWWKMRVLSRAPEQLVHVDPGTGKVDGYLLFEVPDQPSFPHQLCRVVELRAERPAAHRGLLGALEALGEQYTAVELVLPPGDALLVSRHRGIVGQPAGLGPMSPAGFVGGGAMLRLVRLADALAEHPAPALNGVRGRVGLRIEDPVFEDQCGDFDLTFGPEGARLARGRRVKERLHLSIDCLAQIHAGQGAARRLLAMGLIEGSKGSEKAADLLDAAFRGPPLYLGPANAF comes from the coding sequence ATGGCGAGCTCCTCCTCGACGGCCCCGAAGCTGCGCGCCTCGCGCAAGAACGAGAAGAAGGCCCTGGCCCGCGTCGCCCGGGGGAGCTTCCAGCTGGGGGAGCAGGCGCGCTGGGAGCGCTACTACGAGGAGCACCCCCACCGGCGCCTCGCCGACACCCGGGTGGCGACGATCGGGGGAACGATCGCCGGCCACGCCACGGCCCTGCGCCTGCAGATGAGCCTCTGCGGTGCGGATCGGCCCCTCGCCGGGATCGCCGCGGTGGTGGTGCTGCCCGAGTTCCGGCGCCGGGGGGTGGCCGAGGCCCTGATGCACGACGTCCTCCACCACATCCGGCGGCGGAAGGTGGCGCTCTCGATGCTCTACGCCTTCCGCGAGTCCTTCTACCGGAAGTTCGGCTACGGCGAGGTCGAGGCCGGCGATCACCTGCGGGTCGCGCCTGGCCAGCTGCCCGCCTCGCCCGAGCGCACGAACGTCCGCCGGGCGACCGCCCGGGACCTGCCGGCGATTCGCGCCCTCTACGAGCGCAAGCGGGCGGGCACCACCGGGCAGCTGAAGCGCACGGCCTGGTGGTGGAAGATGAGGGTGCTCTCGCGGGCTCCCGAGCAGCTGGTCCACGTGGATCCGGGCACCGGGAAGGTCGACGGCTACCTCCTCTTCGAGGTGCCCGACCAGCCCTCCTTCCCGCATCAGCTCTGCCGGGTGGTCGAGCTGCGCGCCGAGCGCCCCGCCGCCCACCGCGGCCTCCTGGGCGCCCTCGAGGCCCTCGGTGAGCAGTACACCGCCGTCGAGCTGGTCCTCCCCCCGGGGGACGCCCTCCTGGTCTCGCGCCACCGCGGGATCGTCGGGCAGCCCGCCGGCCTCGGGCCGATGAGCCCCGCCGGCTTCGTGGGCGGGGGCGCCATGCTGCGCCTGGTCCGCCTCGCCGACGCCCTGGCCGAGCACCCCGCGCCGGCCCTCAACGGCGTGCGGGGGAGGGTGGGGCTGCGCATCGAGGATCCGGTTTTCGAGGATCAGTGCGGCGACTTCGACCTCACCTTCGGTCCCGAGGGAGCGCGCCTCGCGCGCGGCCGCCGGGTGAAGGAGCGCCTGCACCTCTCCATCGATTGCCTGGCGCAGATCCACGCCGGCCAGGGCGCCGCCCGCCGCCTGCTGGCGATGGGCCTCATCGAAGGAAGCAAGGGCAGCGAGAAGGCCGCCGACCTCCTCGACGCCGCGTTCCGCGGGCCGCCCCTCTACCTGGGCCCGGCCAACGCGTTCTGA